The DNA window GGTTCGGAAGCATAGCCCCTGACCTCGTGAGGGCGTCGATTAATCTTCTCGTGCTCAACATGTTCCTGCCGGCCCTCTGCCTGAAGATCGTGTATAGTGCGTCTATCGACCTCCAAACGACGCTCATTCCGCTGACAGCGGCAGCTACGCTCCTCTTTACCCTCGTGCTTTCTCTTGGGATATACTCTTTCCTTGAGAAAAAAATGCCGATGAAACCGTCCGAAAAAGGGGCCCTGCTCATCGCCTCTGCCTTCGGCAACACCACGTATCTCGGTCTTCCTGTCCTCACCGGACTCTACGGACCCGATGCCGCACGGTATGCGCTCTTCTATGATCTCCTTGCGACAACGCCGATACTATGGCTTCTCGGAGCGCCGATGGCCTCCCGCTACGGAGAGGGCAAGAAGATGAAGTTGTCGGAATCCGTGAGAACAATCGCTTCTCTGCCGCCGGTCTGGGCCATTCTCGGAGGACTCGTCCTGAGGCTCATGGAGATTCAGCTCCCAGCCTTTCTTTTCAAGACACTCGCCCTGCTCGGCGACATGGTCGTTCCTCTCATGGTCTTCAGTATCGGCCTTGCCCTTATCGTCCCCAAAGTGAATCATGCCTTCGTGATCATGCCTGCCGTCATCATGAAGCTCGCCGTGACACCTCTCATAGCATATATGACGGCGCGGTCACTCGGGATTCGGGGAGAACCGCTTGCCGCCTGCTTCCTGGAAGGAGCGATGCCTGTAATGGTACTATCGCTCCTGATAGCTGAACGATTTAAACTCGATCTATCGCTCACATCCCTCATCATTGTCGTGACGACCGCCCTCTCCTTCGTCACCCTTCCGGTCGCCGTTTACATGACACAATTCCTGATCCCCTGAGGTTTGGTCGTGATCGTTATAACAGAAGATACCTTTGAACAGTTTCTCCAGTCGGCGAACGAATCATCGCTCATTGATCTTCATGCCGTCACCTTCGCTGATCCCTTCGGCATGACCGGTATCCTTGAAACGGGAGACCTCCTCAGGTCGGAAGGCATCCGGAAGACAATTTTCCTGCCCGAATCGGAAGAAGTCCTTAAGTATCTCGAGAGAATGGATTTTTTCAAATTCGCCGCTGATTACTTTACTCTCGAACCCTCCCTACCGGGGATAGCCGGCAAATACCTGAGAAGCTCGTATTCCGATGTCCTCCTCGAGATCACACCGATAGAGAAATCGGACGACATCCACTTTATCGTCGGCAAGGTAAAAGAACGGGGCCGCGCGATCCTGGCGAAACATCTTCACTACGGCGAAAGGGCAATCGGCGGTTTTGTCGTCGCGCTTTCAGAAGTCTGCCAGAATATTGTCGAGCACAGCGAGACCAAGGGGTTTGTAGGCATACAAAAGTACCACTTCCAAAATATGGACAAGAACGTCGTCGAAATCGCTGTCATGGATATCGGGATAGGCTTCAGGAAATCTCTGTCGCAGAGGTTCCCGCTGAAGAATGACCTTGATGCCATCGAAAAGGGACTGCTCCATGGCGCTTCGCGATTTGCCGACGCGGGGAGAGGGCATGGTCTGAACGCGGTGAGACGCTTTGTCAATGAATGGAACGGCAGGCTCTCGATCCGATCGGGAACGGCGAAGCTCTCGATAATCCCGCGATGGTCAAGGGGAAAGAAGACCGAAGAGAACCTGACCTATTTCCCCGGCGCCCAGATCCATATCATGCTGCCCGAAATCCGAAAATTCCGTAAAACGCGATCCCCCGGAATCTTCTTGACAAGATCGTTTTTTTATGCTTCAATTGAATCAATTGAAGAACAAGAAATAGCTGTGACACGTTACAATCTATACAGACTCCTCAAGGAGGAACTCAAAAACGGTTCATCGGACCTTGTCACAAGGCCGTCGGGGCAGGCGATACGGAAACGCATCGAATGCGAACTCGAAAAAGAAGAAGAGGGAGCCGTCATTGCACTCGACTTCTCGAAGATAGGCATCATCGATTACTCCTGTGCCGATGAGGTCGTGGCCAAACTGCTGTCGAGGCTCTTGAGCGATGAATATGGCGATCGGTATATTGTCCTCACCGGTCTCAATGATAATCAGAAGGAGAACATCGAAGTCGCCCTCGAGAGGAAAGAACTCTCCGTCATGGCCCGGATGAGAAACGGAAGGGAGATGCTCCTCGGAAGGCTGAATAACTACCTCAGGGAGACCCTCCGGTTCGTTATGGAAAACATGAGCATAACGGCCAAAGATCTGGCCGATGCCCTCGAGATCGAGGCGAATACCAGCGGAACGAGGCTCTTGAATCTCCAGAAAAAACGTCTTGTGAAGAGGGTTGAGGAAGCAAGGGACGGAGGAAGGGTTTGGGTATATGAGAAGATCTCATAATTTCGAATTCGGGTTGCGCGGGGCGTGACGTGTTGCTCTACCTCGTTCAACATGCAGAGGCAAAACGGGAGACGGAAGACCCTGCACGGGGGCTCACCGAAAAGGGATCCGAGGACATTCGGAAAGTCGCCGCTTACCTCGGGAAACTCGACATGCGGACAATCCGGATATTCCACAGCGGCAAGACAAGGGCTCTTGAGACTGCGCGGGTTCTCGCCGAATATCTGATGCCTCCAAAGGGCATAACAGAGGCAGACGGGCTCGCGCCCATGGACGACCCTGAGGTCTGGCAGAGGAGGATCCTTCAGATTAACGAGGACGTAGTTCTCGTAGGGCATTTGCCCCATCTGGAGATCCTCGCGTCACTGCTCCTCGGCGGAAAGAAAGAAAAGGGTGTGATTGATTTCAAAATGGGAGGGATCCTCTGTATGAAGAGATCCGAAGGCCACTGGTCTGTTGCGTGGATGATGGTTCCGGAGGTGGTCGCATGATGACCATCGGTATCATTATCATCAGCTTAATCGCAGGAGCGGTTTTGGCTTGGCTGGTCGCCACTTCCCGACAGCAGAAGAAGGACGCAGACCAGATTGCCGAACTCGAAAGGCGGGCGGGTTCAGCCGAGGCTGTGAACAACGAACTGAGACAGCAGATGGATAAAAGGGAAACGTCGCTGGAACAGACAAGGGCTGAACTGGATAGAGAAAAACAATCCAAGGTCGAGGCGCTCACAAAACTCGAGGCAGCTCGACAGGGTTTTGAAGAGCAGAAGGCGATGATCGATGCGATGAAGAAAGAGATGACCGACACCTTTAATGCACTATCAAAAGCGGCACTGGATAGCAGCAACAAGAGTTTCCTGACACTCGCTTCGGAACATCTCGGCAAGGTCGTGGCTGAAACGAAGGGCAGACTCGGAGAACATCAGGCTGCAATGGACGGCATGATAAAACCGTTAGCCGAGACGCTGAAGAGATATGAGGAGCAGATAAAGGCTATCGAAGAGAGCAGGCATAAGGCATACGGAAGTCTCGGGGAGCAACTGAGGGCGCTGGTAGTGACCCATGAAAACCTCCAGAAAGAAACAAGCAATCTCGTCTCCGCGTTGAGAAAACCCCAGGTTCGCGGTCGCTGGGGCGAGATGCAGTTGAGAAGGGTCGCTGAGCTTTCGGGCATGTCCATGCACTGCGATTTTACCGAGCAGTATTCCCTGGATACGGAAAAGGGCAGAATAAGACCGGACATGGTCGTGCACCTCCCGATGGACAGGGAGATCGTAGTCGATTCGAAGGTATCCCTCGAAGCATATCTCGATGCCGTTTCCGACTCGTCGGAGGATCAGAGAAAGTCAAAGATGGAGAGACATGCTCAGCAGGTGAGGACGCACATGATGAAACTCGGCTCAAAGGACTACTGGAGCCAATTCGGAAAGTCCCCTGAGTTCGTGGTACTCTTTATTCCGGGCGAGTCTTTCTTGAGCGCGGCCCTTGAAACAGATACTACCTTGATTGAGGACGGCATCGAAAAGCGGGTCATCATCGCCACGCCGACTACTTTCATAGCCTTGCTCAGGGCCATTGCCTATGGCTGGCGGCAGGAACAGATTACAAAAAATGCACAGGAGATAAGCCTGTTGGGCAAAGAATTGTATGAGAGAATGAGAACGTTGGCGAGATATTTTGACGAGCTGGGTTCCGCGATCGGGAAATCGATGGATTCATATAACAGAATAATCGGTTCCATGGAATCTAGGGTATTGCCTTCCGTCAGGAAGTTTAAAGAGCTGGGTGTCACGGGAGCCGAGGAAATTCCGATACTGGAGCAGGTAGTTCAGACACCGAGGGTCATGAACCTTTTGCCGGAGGATTCCCCTGAATAAATTTTTCGGAGAGATCGGCGTCCTTTCGGGGCTTCTTCCTGCTTATGAAGCCCGTATCGAGCAGGAAGAGATGGCCGGGGCTGTCTCACATGCCCTCGAAGCCGCCGAACACCTGATCGTCGAAGCCGGCACCGGGGTGGGGAAGAGCCTTGCCTATCTCATCCCGCTTATTGAGCGGGTGCTGGACGGCGACGGAACTGACGGTTCAGGACGGAGAAGGGCTGTCGTCTCGACTTACACCAAGACGCTCCAGAGACAGCTCGTCGATACGGAGTTGCCCTTCCTGAGAGACCACATTTTCAGAGGGCTGCGGTTCGCGCTCTGTCTCGGCAGTGAAAACTACATATGCCTCAGGAGGCTCGACCAGGCCAAGACCCACGGTCTGTTCGAAATGGATGAAAGGAAGACAATTCAGGCACTGCTCAAATGGGTGAAGAAGACAGACACGGGGACGCGGTCGGAAATCGACCTGCCGCATTCGGTCTGGAAGCGGGTCTGCAGGGAGAGCGACATCTGTTACGGGAAGGAATGCAAGAAGTTTGCCGTCTGTTTCTATCAGGAGGCCAAATCCGTCGAAAGGAAAGCTCATATCCTTGTTACGAACCATCACCTCTTCTTTGCGAATGTTGCTTCCGGATGGAACGTAATCCCCCCTTTCGATACCGTTGTCTTTGACGAGGCCCATGAACTTGAGGATGTGGCGTCGAATTACTTGGGAGTAGAGGTTTCGCTTTCCGGACTCAGGCACTTTCTCGATTCACTGCTAGGCCAGCAGGGGAAGGGTCTGCTTTCACGGCTCAGATGGATACCGTCCGGGACGCATCGTGAAATGAAGGATAGGATCGATCTCATCAGGATGCGGGGAGAGGTCTTCTTCCATGAACTCTCTGAAAGGCTGAAGGACTCCTCAACCTTGAGGATCACCGGGAAGGATTTCATGGAGAATAGCCTC is part of the Thermodesulfovibrionales bacterium genome and encodes:
- the sixA gene encoding phosphohistidine phosphatase SixA, coding for MLLYLVQHAEAKRETEDPARGLTEKGSEDIRKVAAYLGKLDMRTIRIFHSGKTRALETARVLAEYLMPPKGITEADGLAPMDDPEVWQRRILQINEDVVLVGHLPHLEILASLLLGGKKEKGVIDFKMGGILCMKRSEGHWSVAWMMVPEVVA
- the rmuC gene encoding DNA recombination protein RmuC produces the protein MMTIGIIIISLIAGAVLAWLVATSRQQKKDADQIAELERRAGSAEAVNNELRQQMDKRETSLEQTRAELDREKQSKVEALTKLEAARQGFEEQKAMIDAMKKEMTDTFNALSKAALDSSNKSFLTLASEHLGKVVAETKGRLGEHQAAMDGMIKPLAETLKRYEEQIKAIEESRHKAYGSLGEQLRALVVTHENLQKETSNLVSALRKPQVRGRWGEMQLRRVAELSGMSMHCDFTEQYSLDTEKGRIRPDMVVHLPMDREIVVDSKVSLEAYLDAVSDSSEDQRKSKMERHAQQVRTHMMKLGSKDYWSQFGKSPEFVVLFIPGESFLSAALETDTTLIEDGIEKRVIIATPTTFIALLRAIAYGWRQEQITKNAQEISLLGKELYERMRTLARYFDELGSAIGKSMDSYNRIIGSMESRVLPSVRKFKELGVTGAEEIPILEQVVQTPRVMNLLPEDSPE
- a CDS encoding ATP-binding protein is translated as MIVITEDTFEQFLQSANESSLIDLHAVTFADPFGMTGILETGDLLRSEGIRKTIFLPESEEVLKYLERMDFFKFAADYFTLEPSLPGIAGKYLRSSYSDVLLEITPIEKSDDIHFIVGKVKERGRAILAKHLHYGERAIGGFVVALSEVCQNIVEHSETKGFVGIQKYHFQNMDKNVVEIAVMDIGIGFRKSLSQRFPLKNDLDAIEKGLLHGASRFADAGRGHGLNAVRRFVNEWNGRLSIRSGTAKLSIIPRWSRGKKTEENLTYFPGAQIHIMLPEIRKFRKTRSPGIFLTRSFFYASIESIEEQEIAVTRYNLYRLLKEELKNGSSDLVTRPSGQAIRKRIECELEKEEEGAVIALDFSKIGIIDYSCADEVVAKLLSRLLSDEYGDRYIVLTGLNDNQKENIEVALERKELSVMARMRNGREMLLGRLNNYLRETLRFVMENMSITAKDLADALEIEANTSGTRLLNLQKKRLVKRVEEARDGGRVWVYEKIS
- a CDS encoding AEC family transporter — protein: MLDILLPFGLIILAGVVFRFLRFGSIAPDLVRASINLLVLNMFLPALCLKIVYSASIDLQTTLIPLTAAATLLFTLVLSLGIYSFLEKKMPMKPSEKGALLIASAFGNTTYLGLPVLTGLYGPDAARYALFYDLLATTPILWLLGAPMASRYGEGKKMKLSESVRTIASLPPVWAILGGLVLRLMEIQLPAFLFKTLALLGDMVVPLMVFSIGLALIVPKVNHAFVIMPAVIMKLAVTPLIAYMTARSLGIRGEPLAACFLEGAMPVMVLSLLIAERFKLDLSLTSLIIVVTTALSFVTLPVAVYMTQFLIP